The Engraulis encrasicolus isolate BLACKSEA-1 chromosome 4, IST_EnEncr_1.0, whole genome shotgun sequence genome includes a window with the following:
- the fam174b gene encoding membrane protein FAM174B, with the protein MLSYGFGLTLLIAVVCGVRGELHHTQAPAAPLNSTSLDENKALHNVTEDVTVGSRISSILKDLPTLKNIVIVICVLTTSLITCLLFKVYRSGRKIRKTRKYDIITTPAERVEMAPLNEENEDEDDSTLFDVKYR; encoded by the exons ATGCTGTCATATGGCTTTGGCTTAACGCTCCTTATTGCGGTCGTCTGTGGAGTCCGAGGAGAGCTGCACCACACTCAAGCTCCAGCCGCGCCGCTGAATTCAACATCTCTTGATGAAAATAAAGCCTTGCATAATGTCACAGAGGATGTCACCGTGGGATCACGCATTTCATCCATCCTAAAAGATCTCCCAACACTTAAAAACATTGTCATAGTTATCTGCGTATTAACCACTTCGCTTATCACGTGCCTCCTTTTCAAAGTGTACAG ATCTGGAAGGAAGATCAGAAAGACTCGGAAGTATGATATAATTACTACACCGGCAGAGAGAGTCGAGATGGCCCCTCTCAACGAGGAAAACGAGGACGAAGACGACTCCACTCTCTTTGATGTCAAGTATAG